The DNA segment cttgtgtgtatttgtgcttgttaacattgcACTGTAGCACTGGACAGGTTAAAACTTGCTCTCTGACAAGTTATAAGCAGGTAGCACCCATCTGGCTACACAAAGCAAAGAGAAAGTGtgcgagcacacacacaaacacagagaactattaagaacgctgttcaaattccCGTAAAAATGTACGTTATGCGTCAGTACAAAACATAGGAAGTGAATTAGCCTGAGGATGCATGTTTGCTAGCTGGTCGTTGCAAAGGGCAAACAAATTAACCTTTCTAAATATCAATATCGACCAACTGCTGCTCCTTGCTTTCTTGTTGTCCTAAATTCATTAACTTAACTGAAAGAGGACCATGCTAGCCCTGCAGCAAGAATGCAAAATGTATGTGTCACAATGAAAGGCAATATTGAATAACCTGTTCAATAAGTCAACACTAGGGGGCACTGCAGAGAGGTGCTTATTAAAGCTAGGCTGAACCAGTGCAATGACTTTCCAAATGtgttatacatacatatatatatatatatatatatatatatatatatatatatatatatatatatatatatatatatatatatatatatttttttttttttttttttttttttttttttttttttctcttcaggtAATCAAACGTGAGAAATGCCCTCCACCCTTGTGTTCTCGTTTTCATGCTCATATGGAGGCCTGGCCTGACCATTTCAGAAACCCACATTTCCTAAACATGATTCCCAGACCAGGGCCTAATCATCTGGGGCAAAAACAACGACAGCAGAGTGCTCCACAACCTCAAAGATCTCCAGGTTAGTTCTCTCTACATTACTATTGACACCAACTTTGCTTATTGAAaggtaatttttaaaaaaaagagaaaagaaacaacaaaataataatttagcaaatctcaaaattaacaTCCGTTTTCAttctatacattaaaatataatgttgtgTTGCCTAAATTcacatgttatatttatatttttatttaaacgaaatatatacaattaaaagtaTGCAAAAGTAGATAAATTTGACAttacttgaaaataataattgagGTATTGATCAGTTTTATCATTTTCACATCAGTGTATCCcttatttatattataacatgATAACAGCAATTATCATTCAGTTTTGAAATGATCTTCCTCACCAAAACGTTCCATTTTTATAGCTCGACACAGCATACCATGTCTTCgtcaaaattaataaatgatctgaaacTGAGCTACTGTGTTAATAAAGTATAAATCTAAATGCATCCATTTAAGCTCATACCTGTATATGCATGTTTACTGTGGCGCCGCCCTCCTGGTGGCCTGCTACTTCTATTAGGCCTCAGTGCTGTGGTGTGAAGGTATTTGGATTAGATCGGTCATTAAGGAGCATCACGACCATGTCTTTCAAAGCAAGCTTGGAAGTCAACAGAGATGGGAGCATTACTCTACATCACAGGCCAAAACTAATTATACAGCCATATGGTGCTCAGAGACTCTAACAATCAACCCCGACCTGCCTTTAGCTCCCCAAGGAGAGCAGGGGGGCGAGGCCACAACAGTGCGATATGACACATGTCGTTTACACacatacattgtgtgtgtgtgtgtgtgtgtgtgtttgtgagactGTGACAGATGGACCAGGCAGTGGTATTGTAAGAACAGCAGTGCAGCTATGTGCTttccagcctctctctctctctttttctctttccccTCACTCAATCCTTTTCTCTCGCTGTTCTGTCCTCTGACTCCTCAGTGACACAGACTGAGTGGAACAAGAGCGTATTGTGTAGGGGCCTCTGGTCTGCTTCAACACAGGCCCCTGCTGGGGGACTCACAACATACTGGCCTGGGGGAAAACAAACGATAAGGGACGAGAGCGAGAGACGGTTAGTCTATTTGGTGTAggtttttttgcattaatttgatGACCAAATACAACAAATATCTACAGCTCGAAGCTGTCAACCTGGCTGGATAGCTAGacagttagacagacagacagacagacagacagacagacaggtagatagatagatagatagatagatagatagatagatagatagatagatagatagatagatagatagatagatagatagatagatagatagatagatagatagatagatagatagatagatagatagatagatagatagatagatagatagatagatagattaaactCAAGGAGGCCCACTAGAGTCCTCTTCATTCTACTCTATAAGCTCAGCGGTTATGGGGCCCACCCGAAAACATGGTCCTGGAACCATTGAAATGTGGCCCTTAGAAACTTTTAGAAACCTTTGAACCCTTTGTCATAACTGGGCAACTGCACCAAAATATCACATGTCATTTCGGTTTCTTCAGAGAGAAAAAGACCAGCAATGCACACTACCCATCATGCGAGAGGAAACTCTCTGTAATTCTCTCCCAGCAGGCATCAGCATCAAGAGCCATTGAAGAAAGAGTCAGGCTTGGCTCATTTGTTTGCTTTGCTGTCATTGCATCCATAATTAGCTATATGGGGTGTCTAATCCCAATTATGAGAATGAGTTCCTTCATATAGTGGTTGCAAGTGGTAATTATCATATCTTAGAGTCACTCTGTATACTGAGCTGGGAACTGGACAGCTGCTCCTGCAGAGGGGCAGAGTTTTCGAGGGGAAGGAGGGTGTTTGGGGCCCTTATTAGGAACCAGGGGCCCACAACAGGCAAAAGACTGTTTGCTCTGAGGCTCAGTGGAGTAGAGCAGCATCCGTTATTGGGCTGGGTGGCCTTTGCCTCTCACCTCTCCTTTTTAGCTGTAAATGATGACGAATACGCTTTCCGCCTGACCCTCATGCTGGACCCCCATGTTAATTATTCAGGACCTCTTTTTGTGTGTGCCCCAAACAATGTCTGTCATTAagcctgtgtgtgtatgtgtgtgttgggaTGAACGTGAGTGTGTCCTGTTCTTCTCTACATGAGACAGCTGCAGACTGGGTGCTCTGTTGCGGTATGGTTTGTTTAGTGAAGGATTTCTGCTCTTGTGCATTTGCAATGCCCttttctcatttgcatttttgaCTAAAGATTCCCCCAACCTCATGCCGTGATGTGACCCTAACCTTGACCCAGATGTAATCCCCCACTTTGGCCAGTGGTTTCCAATCCTACTCTTAGAGCACCACCTTcttgcagagttcagctccagaTCTAAACCCAACTTAATCTAGGTCTTAAGggttactagaaacttccagtcaggttaaaactaaactctgcagtAAGGTGAGCCTACAGGAGCAGAATTGGATACTTCTAGTAATTGTATCTGAATCCCTGCTGTCCTCATATCCACATTATTTGAACAGATCTCAACCTCTTTTTTTGCCAGATGTCAGGAGGAACCAAAATGTGGATCATTCCAACAGGAGTCAATTCAGTGTGGTTCTACCACATGTACCTGGATGCCCTAATCCAAGTAGAGCTTCTCCAGAACCCCCATCAAGTCCTTCTCTGACGCTCAAGATTGTTGATCACCCTCAGAAATCCCAAACCTCCAATCCACACTTACAACTTaaagatgaggaagaggatgcATGCTCTGCTCCACAAAATCTGAATCAAGGGCACCATGAAATGGGTGAAGAGGAGACAATGACCCCAACAACTCTGTCCACCCCGACAACCCCAAGCATCCCAGCCACCCCAGCTACTCCTGGCACCCAAAGTACTCCAAGTAGCCCAGTCACTCCAGGCACACCAAGTTCATCTGTGACCCCAAATTCTCTTTCTGATTTTAGTGGGCCTTCATCAAGCCAGTTCAGCCGTAGCACTGACCTGAACAGTAGCTTCTCAGATGCCCTGTCAGGTACATCATTCTCCTTTAACACTTGGTTATCAtccatattaaaatgaaaatgtagatGTTGTAGTCAAGAGATCCTTAATTGATATATCTCTGCATTCTCTTTACATTACTAGTGAACTCCAGCATTGACCATTGTGAAGACAACAACACAGATGATGAGGATAACCATGCTTCTGACCTTGAGCAGAATAATTATTATCAAGAGGGCTGCTCTACTTCTCTCCCCGAGCTTCACTTTAGCTCTGCAGGAAGTTACAGTCAGGCCAGCTCACGAATGGATGCCCTTCAAGCACATCTCTCTAGATCTCTCACCTCCTGCAAACAAGAAACACCTTCCACGTGCTTGCCAGACACTCCAATTTACACCTCCAAAACCCCTCAGTCTCAGCAAAGCCCAGCAACCCAACAATCCACATTTGGAACCCTGCACAGACACCCAGGATCCAGCCAATCTGGCTTGAGCATTCAGTCACAAAAATGCTCAAATGCTAAATGCTCAACAGCGGATAGTCGATCAGAATGGAACCTCTGGCCTGTGCTTCCTCCCATCATGCCACAGCAAGATGAACTGCAAGGTGAGTTTAATGGGATATAAACATctgtttttccaaatataatcTAATTCTAATGATTTTCTGACCCCCTTTTTTCAAAGAATAAAGCTCACGGAATTTTATTCAAAATTGTGCTTAAATCAAGAGATACAAATTTACCAGGTTAAGagaattacttttattattattattattattattattattttaaaatatatattctatgaAAGCCAATCATAATATTGTATGcagagtaacatttaatatttttctttgcaAGCAGATTTCTGATTTCAAAATTTTCATGCTATTTTACTGTAAAACGtgacaaaagtgaaaaaaagttaattttgcatgTGCAttatttctcatatatatatatatttttttattaattaagacagtttttagTCTATTCATGAGCTTGGCTCAATGATTTCGATTCTTCTGGGGACATTTTAGTAATTCCATCCCGGAAAGAATGGCAAAATCtgatctcatacacacacacctacacacactgTACGCTTTATTAGATTGAGTCTCGCATAGTCATCCACACACGCTGGGGTCAAGTTGGGCCAAACAGAACTGAACATTCACTGTACCTCAGACATGaaagagaacaaaagaaaatcaaagtCCTACACCACGACCATGAGCTTCGGCTTTCTCGACACAGCGACTAAGTCATAAATATGGCACGGAGcttttctcttcttctcttcaCTGAAAGCGGAGGGAAAGCGAGGGGGTTCTTTTGATGAAGAATCAGACTGGTACCGTTTGATTCCCCAGTTCAAAGCAGCCAAAGCCTTTACAATGGGGGGCGTTGTGGGGGACGGGGGGGTGGTGGTGATGCCGGCTGCATCGTGTTCTCCCCTCTGAGCCTCAGCCTCCTGCGTTCCCTTCTTtcttcctcttttctctctctattcTCTCCTCCTCCTGAAAGGCAGACGTGTGGAGCTGTGGTCATAAATCCGAGCTGACCGCCGCCTCATTGACGGGCGAACAGTGAGCGAGCCTCAGCTACAATGCGTATCTCTTAGATGCTCTCCGTGCGCTAATTTACCATCCCCTGTAAGGATGAAGAGCTGGGGCACTGAAATCTGACTCTAACTGAGAGTTCATGAAAGAGAGAGCAAACAATTCAGAAAATAGAGAGAGATTTCATCGTCttttctagctttttttttttttttttgagtgataaAGCAGCTATCAGCATCTTGTTTGCACACTTATGGGTCCAGACAGATAATATAACACTGATTCGAAAGTAGAGCCGCGGTTTAGTAATTTACTTTATTGCAATGAGGGACAAAAAAACGACACTTGGGGGGACGTCAGTGACCTTTTCCTAACTTTCTTCAAGTCTGTCTTTGTGCAGTTGTGTGTATACAGCACTATAGGCCAGTCTGGGGGTCTGTTTTGTAAAACTGACCAGCTTTCTGTCACCCCCCATGCTATGGTCCAGCAGTCAGTGGCCGACCCCACAATGACCTCTTTCAGCCCCATCTCAAGAGTGTAACTGTCCTTGACAATAAGCGGGACCCCCAGGCCTCACTGAGACAcccataccacacacacacacacactcacacacactgcttGGCCCTCAAAATCTCCATATTGTGTGGCCAACGAGAGAAAAAAGGAGAGTAgagaaaggaaaaggaaaaagagacaCATATGGCACATATGTAGCAAACTTTCTGACTATAACATGCACACACAACTTGATATTTGGGATCAAGACTAATAATTTTCTACTTTCAAATTTTGAGCACCTACAGAATAACTGGAATAAGGGTCAAATTTCACTCAAAAGAAATGACTTCTAGTTACTGATTGGTTAATGAAAAGTGTCACACAAAGGCTTGGGGTCATATGAAGTATAACTATATATTTACACACTGTATAtagtcatatactgtatatattcaaatgtttggggtcagtaagttatttttttatgaatacttttattcagcaaggattcatcaaggaattttatattttataatttattattatacatttattataatacaaataaatcatgtccttttcattcatcaaaaaatcctgaaaaaaatgtattacagtattaAACTGTATTAAAGTATTAAACGGTTTTCCTCTTTGagaatgtttcttaagcaccatatcagcatatttgaatgatttctgaaggatcatgtgacaaattcatttagaaatatattaaaatagacaacaaagtgcaatactatttcacaatattactgttttactatatatttttttataaatgccttGGTAAGGGGGCTTCTTTcagaaactttaaaaaaaacctaATTGACTCCAAATGTTTGATCTTTtgtgtgacattttatttttattttaacaaaatataaagttattttaaactttcttaCAAATaccttttatgttttttaaaggggGCTTCCATATATATTAGCTACACACACAGCAACACTCTTTACACAGCAATGCTGATATCTGACAGCAACTGAGCCACTAAACCCTTGAGTAGATATggaacattattaaatattttatgtaattaatagatttttatatgtatatatacacacatttgtaCTAATATCAGTTAATTTGTCACCTTTTAGTGTAATTTTACCAATACATTTCTGAGCCCGCCTTCATCCAACCTACAGGCTGGTGTACacaaaccccacacacacactcactcagacacatAGACTGTCTCAAGAAGCACTTGGCTGAAGATGACGATGAGCTTGACAGCACCAATATGTTCTGAAGTGTCCAGTCAAGTCTCtctattgtgtgtgtgagtggtaaGCCAAAGGATGCTCCCATACAATAGCTGTGTGCGTGTCTTAGTGCAGACAGACAAGGAAGccttatttgaatatatatgtatatgtgtgtgtgtgtgtgtgtgtgtgtgtgtgtgtgtgtgtgtgtgtgtgttttttgtctgTGTGCATATTATTTTTGCCTGTTAGGGTTTAAAACGAGAATTGAATAAGAAATAACCTATAACTGTGCACACAAATGAATTACGAGGTACCTGACTGTTAGCGTATCTGTTATATATATCTGTTAATCTACACTTGTATATCAGAAGCTTCTGGCCAAAAGCCATTCTCTGGAACTGAGAGAGCCCTGCAGGGGAGGGTGTAATGATGGTGGTGGTTTGACTCATGGAGGTATTACAAAAATTAATCGGCCTGGAGCAATATTCAAACAGTATTCTGGTTGACAGCTGAGGAAATAGGTTAAAACGTCTATTGAGCTAAAATGCAAATCCCTCAAATGAGCACATGAGGGATGTTTACACAGTATATTGCGTTTGTAATTACTTTTCATGTTCTTGGACCGTTTCAGATGAGAGCTTACTGGGAGGGACCCCTGACTCCTTGTCCGACAGGTCACAGTCTGATATCTTTGCTGAGCTGGATGATCTGGCCCCTCGCTCAAGTTCCTGTGTGTCTCCAGACCACCCAGCCGGGAGTCAAACTGACCGATCCTCACCTACCACAGGTAATACTGCCAAAGCCATGGACACAATTCAAAAAGAGGCTTTTTATATTGTCACTACACTAAACAAATTTAAGCGATTAATTATCACCGGGAAGATTTACTTTGTGTTAAGtcaacaatgcattttttttttctaatttattcctgtgattgcataAATGAAtatactccagtcttaagtgtcatgtgatgtgatccttcagaaatcattctaatatgttgatttggcactcaggaaacatttcttattattgtaaaaaaaaaaaaagaaaaaaaagaaggtatTATATAGGAGATATGTTTCTATGAGCAATGGAATGTTCAATAGAACAAACTTTGTGTTTAATTCACTTTTTACATTATATTGTCCTTTAGTCACTTTAACCCACCCTTGCAGAATTAAAAATgcagatttgtttttttctgaataaaaaaaaaatcttactggccccaaactttaatataatattttatatataatataacaggTATTAACACTTTTGCTTTTTCAACATTCCATGTTTAAATCTTTCCAAGTTTTCAGTTTATTGTCTATACTTACCTTGTGAACAGCGATTACCCTGTTTATTTGAAAACTTGTTCAACATGCCATAATTATTTACTCTCTGTTTCAGCAGAAATGTCCAAATAAGTTATGCAGTCAGGCATGGAAAAAACTCAAATATTGTACGGACCAAGAGATTAAAATCACTTGCCGCTGTGTAAACTTTGTTTACCAGTGTACTAACGGCATTGTCTCGCCGCAGACATTATTTCAAATCTGTTTGTTGTTGTGAAAAACCTAATCCTTCAATTAGACACAGTCCCTGTCTTCACCCTGTCCCGAGGATtattgctgtgtgtttgtgtaaagtaAAGGAAAGAGAGGGGGACAGAAACATTACCTAAGTGAATTTTTCCCCTTAGGATTTCCTCCTGAATCTTGACAAGGTGTTAAGCGTTTCCGGGTGCCTGTGTGACCTGACCTCCTGACCTGACCCTCTCACCTTTCTAGCTCCCTCGGGGTGGCTAACATGTTCAGCTGCACTGTAATGCGTGTCATTATGTAAAAAGAAATCTCAAATGAGATCTCTCTCATGGATAATTTTGTTTAATACTCCTATTTCGAAGATTTGTATGAAAAAGTGAGTAATCTCACATGTGTCTCCTAAAACCAGCATATTGGTGTACTAATGGTCGACCAGACTAGACCATCACTAAACTAACATAAACTAGCTGGTTTAAATTGGTCTTTTTTAACAGGGTTTAATATATGGGAAATGTAATCCATGCATTTTATACATAGCTCTATACTCTTGTCCTCTATACAAGTTGTCCTATTGTCAAATTGTCCTATTTGTTTCTAGTAGTTGtagggaaaaaaagacaaaaactgatATTCAAACCAGGCCGGTTCTAGACATTAGGAGGCCCAAGGCAAAATTCATGTTGGAGGCCCCCATCCCCAATATAAAGAAAAATTTGATCCCTAAGCTTGTttttttatacaacatttaattttaaatgttgcatATTTTTACTTACACAATACAAATGTTTGGACAcataactatttttttatgtttttgaataaagtatcttatgctcatcatATATATCTCTTTTATAACAATATGTCTTTTCTATCACTTTTTATctatttaacacatccttgctgaatattatcattatattttttttaatgtatttttgatcaaataaatgaaggcttgataagcataatacatttttctcaaaagcataaaaaatagtAGTAGGTCATAATGTTTGCCTGGTACCTTATGGACATATTGATCAAACTTTATCTAAGGTAATCTCTTTTTTGTTTGAtgctattgttgttattattttgctgttttagTCAATGCATTCACAGTTCAAGAATAACACTTCAGTAGATTTATATAagtgcttttatcatttttttccTAGCTGGGTATGGGCAGAATTTCCCAGATCCAATTTAATAAATATAGACTACAGATATTGTCATATTATCAATatcaataatattatattatgtattgcaTTGTAaccttaaatataataaatatactatatgtatatttataaacacacacacacacacaaatcaagtgGAAGAGAAAGACTACTAAGCAGAAATGATGCAGCTCACAAATCAGAATACGTTGCGTGTGGGCCCACTATTTTTAACTCATAATAAAGTGGTGCATGATCTTTACAGAAATGATGCTGATTGACAGAACAAGTTCATATTTAGAATACACTGCAATCGCtctaaaataaatgacaataactCACGCACCTGCATTAAGAGCTATACTTCTCTGCGTGTCTATTTAGCTGTTAGTATCACACAGTTCGCAGCACCTGATGGATTGGTGACAATTAAACAGTATCCATTGAACAATGAGGCTATAATTTGCTGCCCGTCTTGACTGGTGGACTAGCATATAAGGGATGCTACATCTATAGAACCTATAGACAACAACAGAACCTTAAGGGCCTGTTTATAGAGCCATATCTCTGAAAGGCATTGGTTAACAGTAAAAATTGTGTCTGTATGTTTGTAAAAATAAGGTTTGAAGTGCTGAGATTCATGTTTAGAGTGAGACAGTAGGGTGAATTCCCCTAATTGCCACACCTCAGTAGTGTGGGTTGGAGATTTGCATATGTGGCCCATAGCGATAGTGATCCCATTTCTAGGGTGTGACCGCAAAAACAGCAACCTTATGACACATTATGAAAGTGTGATCCTTAGCactccctaaaaaaaataaaaataaacaaaataaacaaaacaagaaaggCATCTCTAGTATTTTGATTTTAGACATAAGAACACTTTACATGACACCAGTCTGTTTAAAATTTATATGGAAGACATTTGTTTAACTCTTGAAGCCCtgagtatattatattatattatattatattatattatattatattatattatattatattatattatattatattatattatattatattatattatattatattatattatattatattacagttaTTAGCAATTACTGTCACGAAAAAGATATGgtacaaattatgattttacaatatttacaaacaGCCTTTCCTCAAACAGCAGGCATGTGTTAAAGCTCAAAGGGAGagattgtctttttttaaaaaatgttttttttttcaagataatgattatatatatatatatatatatatatatatatatatatatatatatatatatatacttttaataaatattagtgAAATTTtagaacattattattttgtgctaATAGAGTTCACAAAATGcaccaaaaatacaaatatttcccATTATCGCTAATTCTGATCACTCTTCCACATTTATTGCAgatttgacaaaaataaattaaaaaaatctttaatttatcttttactGATTCCAAAAAACTGTGTTTTCATTTAACTTCCACATCAAATTAGCTCTGACTGATGTGCATGTTGACAGATCTGAGTCCTGGACTTGCGGCACTGACTGTAGGATGTGATTCGGGTGATCTGGGATCTTTGTCCCGTGTGCAGCTCCTGCTATTGGAGCGAAGAGGATCCGAGAGTCCAGGTTCCATCCCAAGTCTCGAATGGTGTCGAACTCCGGACGGGGAGGAATATGAACCTGGCCTTAGAGTCTGGAGCTCGGGCATTTCCCAATATTATCAGTCCACAGGTACATTACATATCATATAGCAAGCTGCCAAGCACCTGTCCAGTGTAGCGGTGAATGTCTGCGtccgtttgtgtgtgtgggtgtgtgcacGTATAAGCTTGCCTTTCTGTGCGCGTATTTGCGCGTAAAAAGACCGTAGCAGACACATTGGCCCTGCTATCTCTCCCCATCACCTCTCATCAGATTGCAATGTTTACATTCACGAGCAACAGCGCCTTGATTGCCTTTaaataactttgaaaaataaCAGTTAGGAGGGGGGCAAAAAAATCCCAAGAGGAACGGTTGATTTGAGTTGGGGAAATTTGGCAATTGTGAGAGGGCGTCGGGGAATAACGTTACGGGTGTGCCGATTGTTGGCCGTCCTTGAGAGTAGTGTTTTTagtatttgtgtatgtgtatgtgtgtgtgaccccGTTGCCGTTACCTTTGAACCAAAGCCGGCATGCCTCTCATCTGTTCCAGGGCGCGCGGCTACAAGTCCTTAACTGAAGCCATAAAGTTGCAGCGGTTTGTTgctcctccaaaaaaaaaaaaaagctttatggagTTATGAAAAAGTCAtattaataaagataaaaaagttTATCATTAACCCAAAACCTCCGTTCATCCACACGTCTGGTCGCAATGGCCCCCCTATCAGGACGTATTCCTGCGATGCGGCTATTGTGCATTGTTCAGGCGCAATCCACAGATAAAGGCACTACAAAGGAAAGCCACATGCGGCGGATCAGATCTGGGTGCAATCTTGATCGGATGTGTTTTGAAATAGTGTTAATGTGTTTCTAAAGTCTGGCACA comes from the Carassius auratus strain Wakin chromosome 4, ASM336829v1, whole genome shotgun sequence genome and includes:
- the LOC113062792 gene encoding uncharacterized protein LOC113062792 isoform X2, translated to MSFRVKRLCYRIHTMLNNENGPNRHIYSWKPHSVGGTQPCFGHPGRCNNSKAWHLSSRPQRWRNTAPSYYFCFVKQAVLWNRGQHHTVIKREKCPPPLCSRFHAHMEAWPDHFRNPHFLNMIPRPGPNHLGQKQRQQSAPQPQRSPDVRRNQNVDHSNRSQFSVVLPHVPGCPNPSRASPEPPSSPSLTLKIVDHPQKSQTSNPHLQLKDEEEDACSAPQNLNQGHHEMGEEETMTPTTLSTPTTPSIPATPATPGTQSTPSSPVTPGTPSSSVTPNSLSDFSGPSSSQFSRSTDLNSSFSDALSVNSSIDHCEDNNTDDEDNHASDLEQNNYYQEGCSTSLPELHFSSAGSYSQASSRMDALQAHLSRSLTSCKQETPSTCLPDTPIYTSKTPQSQQSPATQQSTFGTLHRHPGSSQSGLSIQSQKCSNAKCSTADSRSEWNLWPVLPPIMPQQDELQDESLLGGTPDSLSDRSQSDIFAELDDLAPRSSSCVSPDHPAGSQTDRSSPTTDLSPGLAALTVGCDSGDLGSLSRVQLLLLERRGSESPGSIPSLEWCRTPDGEEYEPGLRVWSSGISQYYQSTAHQCWECIKDIILLFSQPEGV
- the LOC113062792 gene encoding uncharacterized protein LOC113062792 isoform X1, which produces MSFRVKRLCYRIHTMLNNENGPNRHIYSWKPHSVGGTQPCFGHPGRCNNSKAWHLSSRPQRWRNTAPSYYFCFVKQAVLWNRGQHHTVIKREKCPPPLCSRFHAHMEAWPDHFRNPHFLNMIPRPGPNHLGQKQRQQSAPQPQRSPDVRRNQNVDHSNRSQFSVVLPHVPGCPNPSRASPEPPSSPSLTLKIVDHPQKSQTSNPHLQLKDEEEDACSAPQNLNQGHHEMGEEETMTPTTLSTPTTPSIPATPATPGTQSTPSSPVTPGTPSSSVTPNSLSDFSGPSSSQFSRSTDLNSSFSDALSVNSSIDHCEDNNTDDEDNHASDLEQNNYYQEGCSTSLPELHFSSAGSYSQASSRMDALQAHLSRSLTSCKQETPSTCLPDTPIYTSKTPQSQQSPATQQSTFGTLHRHPGSSQSGLSIQSQKCSNAKCSTADSRSEWNLWPVLPPIMPQQDELQDESLLGGTPDSLSDRSQSDIFAELDDLAPRSSSCVSPDHPAGSQTDRSSPTTDLSPGLAALTVGCDSGDLGSLSRVQLLLLERRGSESPGSIPSLEWCRTPDGEEYEPGLRVWSSGISQYYQSTVPDNRKPLSGRNSSQDSLAAFKGRRKCPGLISVGSVSRTSSCCSLSPRVSESSSRNPEEKTTCDDRGCESPDDIAPLYLSPLSPSALLTESPTNGGPYWSHNAEPVTMLKSKETGPTDFKRRGRGRRR